The following coding sequences are from one Streptomyces sp. NBC_01294 window:
- a CDS encoding GntR family transcriptional regulator, with the protein MLEYRIDRRSGMATYLQIVHQTKQALRLGLLEPGDKLPTAREVVEATAINPNTVLKAYRELEREGLVEARRGMGTFVRRSLGGSPADSPLRGELADWARRASAAGLERDDVAALFTSVLDQYFKGDDA; encoded by the coding sequence GTGCTGGAATACCGCATCGACCGGCGCAGCGGCATGGCCACCTACCTGCAGATCGTCCACCAGACGAAACAGGCCCTGCGCCTGGGACTGCTCGAACCGGGCGACAAGCTGCCCACCGCCCGCGAGGTCGTCGAGGCGACGGCCATCAACCCGAACACGGTCCTCAAGGCCTACCGGGAGCTGGAACGCGAGGGCCTCGTCGAGGCCCGGCGGGGCATGGGCACCTTCGTACGCAGGTCCCTGGGCGGCTCACCGGCCGACTCGCCCCTGCGCGGGGAACTGGCCGACTGGGCACGGCGCGCGAGCGCCGCAGGGCTGGAACGGGACGACGTGGCCGCGCTCTTCACTTCCGTACTGGACCAATACTTCAAGGGGGACGACGCGTGA
- a CDS encoding DUF4429 domain-containing protein, producing the protein MGDVLAGNHAVWEFDSDSVLIRFARGIRTPRTPRLFHALGSRRIPLEAVSAVTVTAGKRDTVVLRAAPRVGADPLMEAAAGQLKESADPYRLVLPGERAPHAAAFAEALRSRLGPDAAEPAARFLVDVPRPPVQLKAYDARVAFDGAAITFHWSRTGATGTKWKAGDQRFPLAALAGVEWNSPAGPGGHLRLLLREPRQTPADPRPDHDLAAAVFGVGYGAVHESLPFAAAVLAAVRGRGEVAAQVTPQVSTQVAAVGSVPAARTGSDRLRHLGELHSAGLLTDAEYEALLDRFRAESR; encoded by the coding sequence ATGGGTGACGTACTGGCCGGAAACCATGCCGTCTGGGAGTTCGACTCGGACTCGGTGCTCATCCGCTTCGCACGGGGGATAAGAACGCCGAGGACGCCCAGACTTTTCCATGCCCTGGGCTCGCGCCGGATCCCCCTCGAAGCGGTGTCCGCGGTGACCGTGACCGCCGGGAAGCGGGACACGGTGGTGCTGCGCGCCGCCCCGCGGGTGGGCGCGGATCCGCTGATGGAGGCCGCCGCCGGGCAGCTGAAGGAGAGCGCCGACCCGTACCGGCTGGTGCTGCCGGGTGAGCGGGCGCCGCACGCCGCCGCGTTCGCCGAGGCGCTGCGCTCCCGGCTCGGGCCGGATGCCGCCGAGCCGGCCGCGCGCTTCCTGGTCGACGTACCGCGGCCGCCGGTCCAGCTGAAGGCGTACGACGCCCGGGTGGCCTTCGACGGCGCGGCGATCACCTTCCACTGGTCGCGCACCGGCGCCACCGGCACCAAGTGGAAGGCGGGTGACCAGCGTTTCCCGCTGGCCGCCCTCGCCGGCGTCGAGTGGAACTCCCCGGCGGGCCCCGGCGGCCACCTGCGGCTGCTGCTGCGGGAGCCCCGGCAGACCCCCGCCGACCCCCGTCCCGACCACGACCTGGCCGCGGCCGTCTTCGGCGTGGGCTACGGGGCGGTGCACGAGTCGCTGCCGTTCGCCGCGGCCGTTCTCGCCGCCGTGCGGGGCCGCGGCGAGGTCGCCGCCCAGGTCACCCCGCAGGTCAGCACACAGGTCGCCGCCGTGGGCTCCGTCCCGGCGGCGCGCACCGGCAGCGACCGGTTGCGGCACCTGGGCGAACTGCACAGCGCGGGACTCCTCACGGACGCCGAGTACGAGGCACTGCTGGACCGCTTCCGGGCCGAGTCCCGCTAG